In Electrophorus electricus isolate fEleEle1 chromosome 18, fEleEle1.pri, whole genome shotgun sequence, one genomic interval encodes:
- the cdc14aa gene encoding cell division cycle 14Aa has protein sequence MAHHNDLFGATEFIKDRLYFATVRCKPKSTANTHYFCTDDEFVYENFYADFGPLNLAMLYRYCCKLNKKLKSFTLSRKRIVHYTSYDQRKRSNAAFLIGAYAVIYLKRTPEEVYQALVSGNKVSYVPFRDAAFGNCTYNLTVFDCLQGIRKALQHAFIDFETFDVEEYEHYERVENGDFNWIVPGKLLAFSGPHPKIKIENGYPLHTPEAYFPYFRQHNVTDVVRLNRKIYEGQRFMDAGFRHHDLFFVDGGTPSDLILQRFLHICESTEGAIAVHCKAGLGRTGTLIGCYLMKHYRFTAAEAIAWIRICRPGSIIGPQQNFLEEKQNSMWVEGDLHRSKQQERGLAHLLSAMDDISITSTTQNSQSTDENDDNVNTTQGDKLRVLKGSRLPRAASTAFSRILPAPTSFSPWKSSKIPFSFTAPSPQRIMRSPSSSAGNLKSSKPRLTRSLGNLYSPGDFQEEDSNGFSSLYSSPPSGPPPLSCALPPPRFSYPDLHWPFSSPNFQQEVNSGRGRATSARTVAPTHSFRPMKRAFGPKPVTTSGPLRAPGLLGLGRPPGHILSRSIPSLQSEYVKY, from the exons ATGGCACATCACAATGACTTGTTCGGAGCTACTGAGTTTATCAAAG ATCGGTTATATTTTGCTACTGTGCGATGCAAACCAAAAAGCACAGCGAATACGCATTATTTCTGCACGGATGATGAATTTGTCTATGAAAA tttctaCGCAGACTTTGGGCCTCTTAATTTGGCCATGCTGTATCGATACTGCTGTAAACTGAATAAGAAGTTGAAG TCCTTTACTCTGTCCCGGAAGCGTATTGTCCACTACACCAGTTATGACCAGCGGAAGAGGTCCAACGCCGCATTCCTGATTGGTGCTTATgct GTGATATACCTAAAGAGGACTCCAGAAGAAGTGTACCAAGCCCTGGTATCTGGAAATAAAGTGTCATATGTACCTTTTAG AGACGCGGCCTTTGGGAACTGTACATACAATCTAACCGTCTTTGACTGTTTACAAGGCATCCGCAAG GCCTTGCAACATGCGTTCATTGACTTTGAGACATTTGATGTTGAAGAGTACGAGCATTATGAG CGTGTAGAAAATGGGGATTTTAACTGGATTGTGCCTGGGAAGCTACTGGCGTTCAGTGGGCCTCATCCCAAGATCAAAATCGAGAACG GTTACCCGCTCCATACCCCTGAAGCCTACTTCCCCTACTTCCGCCAGCACAACGTAACTGATGTGGTCCGGCTCAACAGGAAGATCTACGAGGGCCAGCGATTCATGGACGCTGGCTTCAGGCATCATGACCTGTTCTTTGTGGATGGCGGCACACCCAGTGACCTTATCCTCCAGCGTTTCCTGCATATCTGTGAAAGTACTGAGGGGGCCATCGCTGTTCACTGCAAAG CAGGTCTCGGCAGGACGggcactctgattggctgctacCTCATGAAGCACTACCGTTTCACAGCAGCAGAGGCCATTGCCTGGATACGCATCTGTAGGCCTGGCTCGATCATCGGACCCCAGCAGAACTTTCTAGAAGA aaaGCAGAATAGcatgtgggtggagggggacTTGCACCGATCCAAGCAGCAGGAGAGGGGCCTggcgcacctcctctctgccatGGATGACATCTCCATCACCAGCACAACCCAAAACTCCCAAAGCACAGATGAG AATGACGATAATGTGAACACAACTCAAGGAGATAAACTACGTGTTTTGAAGGGCAGCCGCCTTCCCAGAGCTGCATCAACTGCTTTCAG TAGGATATTGCCAGCACCtacttccttctctccctggAAGTCTTCCAAAATTCCTTTCTCTTTCACCGCCCCATCACCCCAAAGAATCATGCGAAGCCCCTCATCTTCTGCAGGAAACCTAAAGAG CTCCAAGCCCCGTTTAACCCGCTCCCTTGGCAACCTCTACAGTCCAGGTGACTTCCAGGAAGAGGACTCCAATGGCTTCTCTTCTCTGTACTCCTCTCCGCCCTCTGGGCCTCCACCCTTGTCATGTGCCCTACCTCCACCCCGCTTCAGCTATCCCGACCTCCACTGGCCTTTCTCCAGCCCCAATTTCCAACAGGAGGTCAACAGCGGGCGGGGCAGGGCGACCAGTGCCAGGACTGTCGCCCCCACCCACTCCTTCAGGCCCATGAAGAGAGCCTTCGGTCCCAAGCCCGTAACCACGTCTGGCCCTCTCAGAGCACCGGGTTTACTGGGGCTTGGCAGGCCACCAGGCCACATCCTCAGTCGCTCCATCCCT TCCCTTCAGTCGGAATATGTTAAGTACTAA
- the LOC113584246 gene encoding lipoamide acyltransferase component of branched-chain alpha-keto acid dehydrogenase complex, mitochondrial-like isoform X2 encodes MEVTVKEWYVKEGDRVSQFDSICEVQSDKASVTITSRYEGVVRKLYYDVDAVALVGSPLVDIETETVQDGAPEEDVVETPAVSHEHTHQEIKGLKTQATPAVRRLAMENNIKLSEVVGTGKDGRILKEDILNFLAKQTGAILPYDEVKQPVPPGAPVKQKRPGPSPLPAILCQVFTGKDRTEPLSGFQKAMVKTMTAALKIPHFGYCDEVDLTQLVLLRSELKGLAEARGVRLSYMPFFVKAASMSLLQFPILNASFDEGCHTITYKGSHNIGLAMDTPQGLLVPSVKNVQALSVFEIAAELNRLQALGSAGQLGPADLTGGTFTLSNVGSIGGTYAKPVILPPEVAIGALGKIQALPRFNSCAELVKAHIMSVSWSADHRVIDGATMSRFSNLWCSYLEQPSSMVLDLK; translated from the exons ATGGAGGTGACGGTGAAAGAGTG GTATGTGAAGGAGGGTGACAGAGTGTCCCAGTTTGACAGCATCTGTGAGGTGCAGAGCGACAAGGCGTCCGTCACTATTACAAGCCGTTACGAGGGAGTTGTACGGAAGCTCTACTATGATGTGGATGCGGTCGCCCTTGTCGGATCCCCACTTGTAGACATTGAGACTGAGACAGTACAGG ATGGCGCACCAGAGGAGGACGTGGTAGAGACGCCAGCAGTttcacacgagcacacacaccaggagATTAAAGGCCTCAAAACCCAGGCTACCCCTGCAGTGCGACGTCTCGCCATGGAGAACAAC ATTAAACTGAGCGAGGTTGTCGGGACAGGAAAGGACGGGCGTATCCTGAAGGAGGACATCCTCAACTTCTTGGCCAAACAGACAGGAGCCATCCTTCCCTACGATGAAGTGAAGCAGCCGGTTCCACCAGGGGCTCCTGTCAAGCAGAAAAGGCCAGGGCCCAGCCCTCTGCCTGCTATCCTGTGCCAGGTTTTCACAGGGAAAGACAGGACAGAGCCTCTCAGTG GTTTCCAGAAGGCCATGGTGAAGACCATGACAGCCGCTTTGAAGATCCCCCACTTTGGTTACTGTGACGAGGTTGACCTCACTCAGCTGGTACTCCTGCGATCGGAACTGAAGGGCCTGGCTGAAGCTCGGGGAGTGCGGCTCAGCTACATGCCCTTCTTCGTCAAG GCTGCATCAATGAGCCTGTTGCAGTTCCCAATTCTCAATGCTTCTTTCGACGAGGGCTGCCACACCATCACTTACAAG GGGTCTCACAACATTGGCCTGGCCATGGACACCCCACAGGGCCTCCTGGTGCCCAGTGTGAAGAATGTGCAGGCTCTGAGCGTGTTCGAAATCGCAGCTGAGCTGAACCGCCTGCAGGCGCTGGGCTCGGCAGGACAGCTGGGCCCAGCTGACCTGACTGGGGGCACATTCACGCTCTCCAACGTCGGCTCG ATTGGAGGAACCTATGCCAAGCCAGTTATCCTACCCCCGGAGGTGGCTATTGGCGCTTTGGGAAAGATCCAG GCGCTGCCCAGGTTTAACTCCTGCGCCGAGTTGGTCAAGGCCCACATCATGAGCGTCAGCTGGTCGGCTGACCACCGTGTCATTGACGGAGCCACCATGTCGCGCTTCTCCAACCTGTGGTGCTCCTATTTGGAGCAGCCGTCCTCTATGGTCCTTGACCTCAAATGA
- the xpr1b gene encoding xenotropic and polytropic retrovirus receptor 1 homolog, producing MKFTEHLSAHITPEWRKQYIQYEAFKEMLYSAQDQAPSVEVTDEDTVKRYYAKFEEKFFQTCEKELAKINTFYSEKLAEAQRRFATLQNELQSSLDAQRESSRAPGLRSRARRRPVFHLSQQERCKHRNIKDLQLAFSEFYLSLILLQNYQNLNFTGFRKILKKHDKIFETARGADWRVIHVEVAPFYTCKKITQLISETEALVTAELEGGDRQKAMKRLRVPPLGAAQPAPAWTTFRVGLYCGVFIVLLVTITITGAVSAVKFGAVKFGTVKFGADKSAVWPLVRIYRGGFLLIEFLFLLGINTYGWRQAGVNHVLIFELNPRNNLSHQHLFEIAGFLGVLWCVSILSCLFSEAIMIPIWANPLALYGFFMLFLINPFKTCYYKSRFWLLKLLFRVVTAPFHKVEFADFWLADQLNSLAVLLMDLEYLVCFYSLEINWTPSYEISNGICNSYSYGVRAVIQCLPAWFRFVQCLRRYRDTRRAFPHLVNAGKYSTTFFVVTFAALYNTHKVRKDNASEADIFFYLLIAFSVINSCYTLVWDLKMDWGLFDRNAGENALLREEIVYPQKAYYYCAILENVILRFAWTIPITVRATYHVDIADILATVLAPLEVFRRFVWNFFRLENEHLNNCGEFRAVRDISVAPLNADDQTLLEQMMDQEDGVRNRQGKKSWKRSYSMSLRRPRLASQSKIRDTKVLIEDTDDDT from the exons tCACAGATGAAGACACTGTTAAGAGATACTATGCCAAGTTTGAGGAGAAGTTCTTTCAAACATGTGAGAAGGAATTGGCcaaaattaacacattttattcag AGAAGCTGGCAGAGGCGCAGAGGCGTTTCGCCACGCTGCAGAACGAGCTGCAGTCGTCGCTGGACGCGCAGCGTGAGAGCAGCCGCGCCCCGGGCCTGCGCAGTCGCGCCCGCCGCCGCCCTGTCTTCCACCTGTCGCAGCAGGAGCGCTGCAAGCACCGCAACATCAAAGACCTGCAGCTGGCCTTCAGCGAGTTCTACCTGAGCCTCATCCTGCTGCAGAACTATCAG AATCTGAACTTCACTGGTTTCCGGAAGATTCTTAAGAAGCATGACAAGATTTTCGAGACGGCACGGGGGGCAGACTGGCGTGTCATCCACGTGGAAGTTGCACCCTTCTACACTTGTAAGAAGATCACCCAGCTCATCTCTGAGACTGAG gcccTGGTTACAGCGGAGTTGGAGGGGGGTGACCGACAGAAGGCTATGAAGAGGCTTAGAGTGCCTCCCTTGGGTGCAGCCCAG CCTGCGCCGGCATGGACAACTTTTAGGGTCGGATTGTACTGCGGAGTCTTCATCGTTTTATTagtcaccatcaccatcacag GCGCGGTGAGCGCAGTGAAATTCGGCGCGGTGAAATTCGGCACGGTGAAATTCGGTGCGGACAAATCAGCAGTGTGGCCGCTGGTGCGGATCTACCGTGGCGGCTTCCTGCTCATCGAGTTCCTCTTCCTGTTGGGCATCAACACGTATGGCTGGAGGCAGGCGGGTGTCAACCACGTGCTGATCTTCGAGCTGAACCCACGCAACAACCTCTCCCACCAGCATCTCTTTGAG ATTGCTGGTTTTCTAGGAGTGCTGTGGTGTGTCAGCATCCTGTCCTGTCTTTTCTCTGAGGCCATAATGATCCCAATTTGGGCCAACCCTCTAGCGCTCTATGGCTTCTTCATGCTTTTCCTCATCAATCCTTTCAAGACCTGCTATTATAAATCACGCTTCTGGTTGCTCAAGCTTCTG TTTCGAGTGGTCACAGCTCCGTTTCACAAAGTGGAGTTTGCTGACTTCTGGCTTGCTGATCAGCTCAACTCCCTGGCTGTACTTCTAATGGACCTGGAGTACCTTGTCTGCTTCTACAGCTTGGAGATAAACTGGACACCAAGCTATGAAATATCTAATG GTATATGTAATTCATACTCCTACGGGGTGCGGGCTGTCATCCAGTGCTTGCCGGCGTGGTTCCGATTCGTGCAGTGTCTGAGACGTTACAGGGATACTCGGCGGGCTTTTCCCCACTTGGTCAATGCTGGCAAATACTCCACAACCTTCTTTGTGGTGACCTTTGCAGcactctacaacacacacaaag TTCGCAAAGATAATGCTTCAGAGGCGGACATTTTCTTCTACCTGCTGATTGCGTTCTCTGTGATCAACTCGTGCTATACACTTGTGTGGGACCTAAAAATGGACTGGGGCCTTTTTGACCGCAACGCAGGGGAGAACGCACTTCTCAGAGAGGAAATAGTATACCCACAGAAG GCTTACTATTACTGTGCCATATTAGAAAATGTGATCTTACGCTTTGCCTGGACAATTCCTATTACTGTCAGAGCCACGTACCATGTTGACATTGCTGACATTTTGGCCACTGTTCTTGCACCTTTAGAGGTTTTCAG ACGCTTTGTGTGGAACTTCTTCCGTCTGGAGAATGAGCATCTGAACAACTGCGGCGAGTTCCGTGCTGTGCGTGACATATCCGTGGCACCGCTGAATGCCGACGACCAGACCCTGCTGGAGCAGATGATGGACCAGGAGGATGGTGTGAGGAACAGGCAGGGCAAGAAGAGCTGGAAGCGCAGTTACAGCATGTCGCTCCGACGGCCGCGCCTCGCCTCCCA ATCTAAAATCCGTGACACCAAGGTACTGATAGAGGACACGGACGATGACACCTGA
- the LOC113584246 gene encoding lipoamide acyltransferase component of branched-chain alpha-keto acid dehydrogenase complex, mitochondrial-like isoform X1 — MAAVTTVRCCFRILRRLPQLSSRHFKPCPRLQACAEHYAFQHPLTSQQCRPFRSSGVSSGQVLQFKLSDIGEGIMEVTVKEWYVKEGDRVSQFDSICEVQSDKASVTITSRYEGVVRKLYYDVDAVALVGSPLVDIETETVQDGAPEEDVVETPAVSHEHTHQEIKGLKTQATPAVRRLAMENNIKLSEVVGTGKDGRILKEDILNFLAKQTGAILPYDEVKQPVPPGAPVKQKRPGPSPLPAILCQVFTGKDRTEPLSGFQKAMVKTMTAALKIPHFGYCDEVDLTQLVLLRSELKGLAEARGVRLSYMPFFVKAASMSLLQFPILNASFDEGCHTITYKGSHNIGLAMDTPQGLLVPSVKNVQALSVFEIAAELNRLQALGSAGQLGPADLTGGTFTLSNVGSIGGTYAKPVILPPEVAIGALGKIQALPRFNSCAELVKAHIMSVSWSADHRVIDGATMSRFSNLWCSYLEQPSSMVLDLK, encoded by the exons ATGGCGGCGGTGACAACAGTGCGGTGTTGCTTTAGGATTTTGAGGCGTTTG CCGCAGTTGTCATCCCGCCACTTCAAGCCGTGTCCCAGGCTCCAAGCGTGTGCGGAACATTATGCATTCCAGCATCCCTTAACCTCACAACAGTGCAGACCCTTCAGATCAAGCGGTG TGTCTTCTGGTCAAGTTCTTCAGTTCAAATTATCAGACATTGGAGAGGGTATTATGGAGGTGACGGTGAAAGAGTG GTATGTGAAGGAGGGTGACAGAGTGTCCCAGTTTGACAGCATCTGTGAGGTGCAGAGCGACAAGGCGTCCGTCACTATTACAAGCCGTTACGAGGGAGTTGTACGGAAGCTCTACTATGATGTGGATGCGGTCGCCCTTGTCGGATCCCCACTTGTAGACATTGAGACTGAGACAGTACAGG ATGGCGCACCAGAGGAGGACGTGGTAGAGACGCCAGCAGTttcacacgagcacacacaccaggagATTAAAGGCCTCAAAACCCAGGCTACCCCTGCAGTGCGACGTCTCGCCATGGAGAACAAC ATTAAACTGAGCGAGGTTGTCGGGACAGGAAAGGACGGGCGTATCCTGAAGGAGGACATCCTCAACTTCTTGGCCAAACAGACAGGAGCCATCCTTCCCTACGATGAAGTGAAGCAGCCGGTTCCACCAGGGGCTCCTGTCAAGCAGAAAAGGCCAGGGCCCAGCCCTCTGCCTGCTATCCTGTGCCAGGTTTTCACAGGGAAAGACAGGACAGAGCCTCTCAGTG GTTTCCAGAAGGCCATGGTGAAGACCATGACAGCCGCTTTGAAGATCCCCCACTTTGGTTACTGTGACGAGGTTGACCTCACTCAGCTGGTACTCCTGCGATCGGAACTGAAGGGCCTGGCTGAAGCTCGGGGAGTGCGGCTCAGCTACATGCCCTTCTTCGTCAAG GCTGCATCAATGAGCCTGTTGCAGTTCCCAATTCTCAATGCTTCTTTCGACGAGGGCTGCCACACCATCACTTACAAG GGGTCTCACAACATTGGCCTGGCCATGGACACCCCACAGGGCCTCCTGGTGCCCAGTGTGAAGAATGTGCAGGCTCTGAGCGTGTTCGAAATCGCAGCTGAGCTGAACCGCCTGCAGGCGCTGGGCTCGGCAGGACAGCTGGGCCCAGCTGACCTGACTGGGGGCACATTCACGCTCTCCAACGTCGGCTCG ATTGGAGGAACCTATGCCAAGCCAGTTATCCTACCCCCGGAGGTGGCTATTGGCGCTTTGGGAAAGATCCAG GCGCTGCCCAGGTTTAACTCCTGCGCCGAGTTGGTCAAGGCCCACATCATGAGCGTCAGCTGGTCGGCTGACCACCGTGTCATTGACGGAGCCACCATGTCGCGCTTCTCCAACCTGTGGTGCTCCTATTTGGAGCAGCCGTCCTCTATGGTCCTTGACCTCAAATGA